The Lysobacter capsici genome has a segment encoding these proteins:
- the gmd gene encoding GDP-mannose 4,6-dehydratase, producing MSNKNALITGITGQDGAYLSQLLLSKGYAVYGILARRSSDTLWRLRELGVADQVTLLDGDLTDLSSLIRAMDVSKADEVYNLGAQSFVGSSWQQPLLTAQVDGVGALNVLEAVRIVNPKARFYQASTSEMFGLIQAEMQDETTPFYPRSPYGVAKLMAHWATVNYRESFGLHASSGILFNHESPLRGIEFVTRKVTDAVARIKLGQQKELRLGNIDSKRDWGFAGDYVEAMWLMTQQAEGGDYVVATGETTTVRKMCEIAFEHVGLNVNDHLIIDEKFFRPAEVDVLLGNPAKAKAKLGWSPKTSLQKLIEMMVEADLRRLTTR from the coding sequence ATGAGCAACAAGAACGCATTGATCACTGGTATCACCGGCCAGGACGGCGCTTACCTTTCGCAATTGTTGTTGTCGAAAGGCTACGCGGTATACGGCATCCTCGCTCGGCGCAGCAGCGATACCCTCTGGCGCTTGCGCGAGTTGGGAGTCGCCGATCAGGTGACGTTGCTGGATGGCGACTTGACTGATTTGTCGTCGTTGATTCGCGCGATGGACGTCTCCAAGGCCGACGAGGTGTACAACCTCGGCGCCCAGAGTTTCGTCGGATCGTCCTGGCAGCAACCGCTGCTGACCGCGCAAGTCGATGGCGTCGGCGCGCTGAACGTGCTCGAAGCGGTGCGTATCGTCAATCCGAAGGCGCGTTTCTATCAGGCGTCGACCAGCGAAATGTTCGGTCTGATCCAGGCCGAGATGCAGGACGAGACCACGCCCTTCTATCCGCGCAGTCCTTACGGCGTGGCCAAGCTGATGGCCCACTGGGCGACGGTGAACTACCGCGAAAGCTTCGGCCTGCATGCTTCCAGCGGCATCTTGTTCAACCACGAGTCGCCGCTGCGCGGTATCGAGTTCGTGACCCGCAAGGTCACCGACGCGGTCGCGCGGATCAAGCTGGGTCAGCAAAAAGAGCTGCGCCTGGGCAACATCGACTCCAAGCGCGACTGGGGTTTCGCTGGCGACTACGTCGAGGCGATGTGGCTGATGACCCAACAGGCCGAGGGCGGCGACTACGTCGTGGCCACCGGTGAGACCACGACCGTGCGCAAGATGTGCGAAATCGCTTTTGAACACGTGGGTTTGAACGTCAACGACCATTTGATCATCGACGAGAAGTTCTTCCGTCCCGCCGAAGTCGACGTACTGCTTGGCAACCCGGCCAAGGCCAAGGCCAAGCTCGGTTGGTCGCCGAAGACCAGCTTGCAAAAGCTGATCGAAATGATGGTCGAAGCGGACCTGCGTCGCTTGACGACGCGTTGA
- a CDS encoding GDP-mannose 4,6-dehydratase: MSRRDGPKRLLVTGARGFVGRYVHDAVAAGGFGACEFVTPVGDWDIRDADAVADAVAESRPDAVLHLAAQSFVPRSFEAPRETFDINFLGTLNLLQALKRNRFAGRLLYVSSGDVYGQVAEADLPVTEALMPAPRNPYAVSKVAAEQLCLQWQRSEGLDALVLRPFNHIGPGQAAHFVVPALAGQVAAIADGRQEPVIDAGDIDTTRDFTDVRDIVAAYAAALERGVSGATYLVASGVERKVRDLLELMCRIEGVSVDVRQDPSKLRRAEQRRMVGNAGALRDATGWVPKIAIETTLKDILQDVRTHS; the protein is encoded by the coding sequence ATGAGCCGGCGCGATGGCCCGAAGCGGTTGCTGGTGACCGGGGCCAGGGGCTTTGTCGGACGCTATGTCCATGACGCGGTCGCGGCGGGCGGGTTCGGAGCCTGCGAATTCGTCACGCCGGTTGGAGACTGGGACATTCGCGATGCCGATGCGGTGGCCGATGCGGTGGCCGAGTCGCGCCCCGACGCGGTGCTGCACCTGGCCGCGCAAAGCTTCGTGCCGCGTTCCTTCGAGGCTCCGCGCGAGACCTTCGATATCAATTTCCTGGGCACGCTGAATCTGCTGCAGGCGCTCAAGCGGAACCGGTTCGCCGGGCGATTGCTATACGTCAGTTCCGGCGATGTCTACGGGCAGGTCGCCGAGGCGGACTTGCCGGTGACGGAGGCGCTGATGCCCGCGCCGCGCAACCCCTATGCGGTCAGCAAGGTCGCCGCCGAGCAACTGTGCTTGCAATGGCAGCGCAGCGAGGGGCTCGATGCCCTGGTGCTGAGGCCGTTCAATCACATCGGTCCCGGTCAGGCGGCCCACTTCGTGGTTCCGGCGCTGGCGGGCCAGGTCGCGGCGATCGCCGATGGGCGCCAGGAGCCGGTGATCGACGCCGGCGATATCGACACTACACGCGACTTTACCGACGTGCGCGATATCGTTGCCGCCTATGCTGCGGCGCTCGAGCGGGGCGTGTCGGGCGCCACCTATCTGGTCGCGTCCGGGGTCGAACGCAAGGTACGCGATCTGCTCGAGCTGATGTGCCGCATCGAAGGGGTTTCCGTGGATGTCCGGCAGGATCCGAGCAAATTACGACGCGCCGAGCAACGTCGCATGGTCGGAAATGCCGGCGCCTTGCGCGATGCCACGGGCTGGGTTCCAAAGATCGCTATCGAAACCACTCTAAAAGACATTCTTCAGGACGTACGGACGCACTCATGA
- a CDS encoding methyltransferase domain-containing protein codes for MSQKPDPKDVYGVMRSVSARLSESVPLGSMPAKDDGDAAVARMLARIDDELDARSGGAGSSRRGSYWRSVSYTVPAKRQYVLGELLVPSDASFVETAYRTVLRRAPDPDGMTYFLEELRARRLTKVEILGALRWSEEGMAKQVHIDGLLIPFRLQKLKRKPIVGKLVSWAHALLRLGANHDRQQVLDTVQAQESHELGRHINLLVDEIAELRGQNAKLRQSIGELMPMMETAKVAERDEARIREKMDALYSAFEEQFRGSRELIRARIEPYLEWIREVGAGTLEAPVLDIGCGRGEWLELLGEHGLEASGIDLNHDFVASCKGTGLKVVEGDAVEVLRRMPEGSVGAITSMHLVEHLPFERVVELVEESLRVLRPGGLLFLETPNPENLLVGAHYFYMDPTHRNPLPSAMLQWLVGNRGFTDVRVERLSAHRELNAPPLIADDLPGAKSINDMLWLLNVGPDYAVLGRRP; via the coding sequence GTGAGTCAAAAACCTGACCCGAAAGATGTCTATGGCGTGATGCGTTCGGTAAGCGCGCGCTTGAGCGAATCCGTTCCGCTCGGTTCGATGCCGGCGAAAGACGATGGCGACGCGGCTGTCGCGCGCATGCTCGCGAGGATCGACGACGAGCTCGATGCGCGCTCCGGCGGTGCCGGATCGTCCAGGAGGGGGTCGTATTGGCGTTCCGTCTCCTACACGGTGCCGGCCAAACGCCAGTACGTGCTCGGCGAGTTGCTTGTCCCGTCCGACGCGAGCTTCGTCGAGACGGCTTATCGCACCGTGCTCAGGCGGGCACCCGATCCGGACGGGATGACGTATTTCCTCGAGGAATTGCGCGCGCGGCGTCTGACCAAGGTGGAAATTCTCGGGGCCCTGCGCTGGTCCGAGGAGGGCATGGCCAAGCAGGTTCATATCGACGGCCTGTTGATACCGTTCAGGTTGCAGAAACTCAAGCGCAAGCCGATCGTCGGCAAGCTCGTGTCGTGGGCGCACGCGCTGCTGCGGCTGGGGGCTAACCACGATCGCCAGCAAGTCCTGGACACGGTGCAGGCCCAGGAATCGCATGAGCTGGGCCGCCACATCAATCTGCTGGTCGACGAAATCGCCGAGCTGCGCGGCCAAAACGCGAAGTTGCGCCAGAGCATCGGCGAACTGATGCCGATGATGGAAACGGCCAAGGTCGCCGAGCGCGACGAGGCGCGTATTCGCGAAAAAATGGACGCGCTCTATTCGGCGTTCGAGGAGCAGTTCCGCGGTTCGCGCGAACTGATCCGGGCGCGAATCGAACCTTATCTGGAATGGATCCGTGAAGTCGGGGCCGGCACTTTGGAGGCGCCGGTGCTGGACATCGGCTGCGGCCGGGGTGAATGGCTGGAACTGTTGGGCGAACACGGCCTGGAGGCCAGCGGTATCGACCTGAACCACGATTTCGTCGCCAGTTGCAAGGGCACCGGGCTGAAGGTCGTAGAAGGCGATGCGGTCGAGGTGCTGCGTCGCATGCCGGAAGGTTCCGTGGGCGCGATCACATCGATGCATTTGGTCGAGCACCTTCCGTTCGAGCGGGTGGTGGAACTGGTCGAGGAAAGCCTGCGGGTCCTGCGTCCTGGCGGATTGCTGTTTCTGGAGACGCCGAACCCGGAAAACCTGCTGGTAGGCGCGCACTATTTCTATATGGACCCGACTCATCGCAATCCCCTGCCTTCCGCGATGCTGCAATGGTTGGTGGGGAACCGTGGCTTCACCGATGTGCGTGTGGAGCGCTTGAGCGCACATCGCGAACTCAACGCGCCGCCCTTGATTGCGGACGATTTGCCTGGAGCGAAGTCGATCAATGACATGCTGTGGTTACTGAACGTGGGGCCGGATTACGCGGTCCTGGGGAGGCGCCCATGA
- a CDS encoding ABC transporter ATP-binding protein, with the protein MSAVLTVNQVGKSYVEYRSELQRFARWMGVPVVPRAEHWVIRHVTFSVNQGESIGIIGQNGAGKSTLLKMITGTTKPSEGQIALHGRVAALLELGLGFSSELTGRQNVIHAAGLMGLPQDQIETLLPEIEAFAEIGEYFDQAVRTYSSGMQMRVAFSVATAVRPDVLIVDEALSVGDAYFVHKCFKRIREFREAGTTLLIVSHDPSAIQSLCDRAILLDGGRVVLDSDPYEVFDYYNALIAQRENSTVKTEAAVEGKISTESGTGEAVITQLQLLDATDAPVEYVNVGQAVTLRAKVAVHQPVERLVFGYMIRDRLGQAIFGTNTHHTKQARDQLRAGDEVEYRVSFPANLGPGTYSFSVALSSTETHLQKNYHWRDLALIFTVANLDKDNFVGSAWIPPTIVVREVGSGQAVPVQSGKVIS; encoded by the coding sequence ATGAGCGCCGTTCTTACCGTCAATCAGGTCGGCAAATCGTACGTCGAATACCGTAGCGAACTGCAGCGTTTCGCGCGCTGGATGGGCGTGCCGGTGGTTCCGCGCGCCGAGCACTGGGTCATACGTCATGTGACGTTCTCGGTGAACCAGGGCGAATCGATCGGCATCATCGGCCAGAACGGCGCGGGCAAGAGCACCTTGCTGAAGATGATCACCGGCACTACCAAGCCGAGCGAAGGACAGATCGCTTTGCACGGCCGGGTCGCGGCCCTGTTGGAACTCGGTCTGGGTTTCAGCAGCGAGCTGACCGGACGCCAGAACGTGATCCATGCCGCCGGCCTGATGGGCCTGCCGCAGGACCAGATCGAAACACTGCTGCCGGAGATCGAGGCGTTCGCCGAAATCGGCGAGTACTTCGATCAAGCCGTGCGTACCTACTCCAGCGGCATGCAGATGCGGGTCGCGTTCAGCGTGGCGACCGCGGTGCGTCCGGACGTATTGATCGTCGACGAGGCGCTATCGGTCGGCGATGCCTACTTTGTGCATAAGTGCTTCAAGCGCATTCGCGAATTCCGCGAGGCGGGCACGACCTTGCTGATCGTCTCGCACGATCCCTCGGCGATCCAATCGCTTTGCGACCGCGCGATCCTGCTCGACGGCGGCCGGGTGGTGCTCGACAGCGACCCATACGAAGTTTTCGACTATTACAACGCTCTGATCGCCCAGCGCGAGAACAGCACCGTCAAGACCGAGGCCGCGGTCGAGGGGAAGATCTCGACCGAATCGGGCACCGGTGAAGCGGTGATCACCCAGTTGCAATTGCTGGACGCGACGGACGCCCCAGTGGAGTACGTGAACGTGGGGCAGGCGGTGACCTTGCGGGCGAAGGTTGCCGTGCATCAGCCGGTGGAACGGCTGGTGTTTGGGTACATGATCCGCGACCGCCTGGGCCAGGCGATCTTCGGAACCAATACCCACCACACCAAGCAAGCCCGCGATCAGTTGCGGGCGGGAGACGAGGTGGAATATCGGGTAAGTTTCCCGGCCAATCTCGGCCCTGGCACCTATTCGTTCTCGGTCGCGCTGTCGAGCACCGAAACCCATCTGCAAAAGAACTATCACTGGCGCGATCTGGCGCTGATATTCACCGTGGCCAATCTGGACAAGGACAATTTCGTCGGTAGCGCGTGGATCCCACCGACTATCGTCGTGCGGGAAGTTGGTTCCGGTCAGGCCGTACCTGTGCAATCGGGCAAGGTGATTTCGTGA
- a CDS encoding ABC transporter permease, whose amino-acid sequence MSALLRAAWRYRGFIVSSVVNEFKSRFSRSAFGGAWIILQPLAQVLIFATILSNVLGARLEGVGSKYAYAVYLISGILCWSLFAEIVQRLLMVFIDHGSLLKKMQFPRIALPMISVGSSLVNSMALFCVIMVILPILGVYPNVHYLWLPVLMALTVALATGVGLIVGVLNVFARDVGHVMGVILQFWFWVTPIVYPIKVVPEAFKVTLLFNPVAPLAMAYHDIIVYQRAPQQSLWSVLVATVVLLMVGMFLFRRASAEMVDVL is encoded by the coding sequence ATGTCTGCATTACTCAGGGCCGCATGGCGGTATCGCGGATTCATCGTTTCATCGGTGGTCAACGAGTTCAAATCACGTTTTTCCCGCAGCGCCTTCGGCGGGGCGTGGATCATCCTGCAGCCGTTGGCTCAGGTGCTGATCTTCGCCACCATCCTGTCGAACGTGCTGGGCGCGCGACTGGAGGGGGTCGGCAGCAAGTACGCCTACGCGGTTTACCTGATCTCCGGCATCCTGTGCTGGTCGCTGTTCGCCGAGATCGTCCAGCGCTTGCTGATGGTGTTCATCGACCATGGCTCGCTGCTGAAGAAAATGCAGTTCCCGCGCATAGCCCTGCCGATGATTTCGGTAGGCTCTTCGCTGGTCAACAGCATGGCGCTGTTCTGCGTGATCATGGTGATCCTGCCGATCTTAGGCGTCTATCCGAACGTGCATTACCTGTGGCTGCCGGTGTTGATGGCGCTGACCGTGGCGCTGGCCACGGGCGTGGGCCTGATCGTGGGCGTCCTGAACGTCTTCGCCCGCGATGTGGGGCATGTGATGGGCGTGATTCTGCAGTTCTGGTTCTGGGTCACGCCGATCGTCTATCCGATCAAGGTGGTGCCGGAGGCATTCAAGGTGACGTTGTTGTTCAACCCGGTGGCGCCGTTGGCCATGGCCTATCACGACATCATCGTCTATCAGCGCGCGCCACAGCAGAGCCTGTGGAGTGTGCTGGTCGCAACGGTGGTCCTGCTGATGGTGGGCATGTTCCTGTTCCGCCGTGCTTCGGCAGAAATGGTGGATGTGCTATGA
- a CDS encoding glycosyltransferase family 4 protein produces the protein MSGRAQQRARFARTPAWDRAIVDPPAPVASVAPEYASAAGVNLFGYFRGQFGLAESARMYARALLDSGYPVALHDIDIDLPHVLDDRSLQGQIGQDTPHPVSIVFVNPDYLPSAIEHIGEARMQGRYLIGCWFWELQEIPAAWLPAIDRVDEIMVASEFVEQAFRRVTHKPILRVPLPLNEVPDSGLQREDFGLRPDRFVFLCTFDFNSWVARKNPLATIDAFRRAFPSDRTDVQLLLKSSNGHRHLETFRALLNEVAGDSRIVVRDEVIDRAHVHALQRCADVYVSLHRSEGFGLGLAECMALGKPVIGTDWSGNRDFMNERNSCLVGYRLVPVGEGEYPHEPGAHWAEADVDQAARHMRRLADDRDFAATLGRQARIDAVNLLSPRLAAQRIAQRLQALGMQPKPIRDDASAFAPSNR, from the coding sequence ATGTCCGGTCGGGCCCAGCAGCGTGCGCGCTTCGCACGCACGCCCGCCTGGGATCGCGCGATCGTCGACCCGCCAGCGCCGGTCGCGTCGGTCGCGCCGGAGTACGCGTCCGCCGCCGGGGTCAATCTGTTCGGGTATTTCCGTGGTCAGTTCGGCCTGGCCGAAAGCGCACGCATGTACGCGCGCGCTCTGCTCGACAGCGGCTATCCGGTGGCGTTGCACGACATCGATATCGATTTGCCGCACGTGCTTGACGATCGAAGCCTGCAGGGACAGATCGGGCAGGACACGCCGCACCCGGTGAGCATTGTCTTCGTCAATCCCGATTACCTGCCCAGTGCGATCGAGCACATCGGCGAGGCCCGCATGCAAGGCCGTTACCTGATCGGCTGCTGGTTTTGGGAGTTGCAGGAAATCCCGGCGGCATGGCTGCCCGCGATTGATCGGGTGGACGAGATCATGGTGGCGTCGGAATTCGTCGAGCAGGCGTTCCGGCGAGTCACCCACAAGCCGATCCTGCGCGTGCCATTGCCTCTGAACGAAGTGCCCGATAGCGGCCTGCAACGCGAGGACTTCGGCCTGCGGCCTGACCGCTTCGTGTTCCTGTGCACGTTCGATTTCAACTCCTGGGTCGCGCGCAAGAATCCGCTCGCGACGATCGATGCGTTCCGGCGGGCGTTTCCGTCCGATCGGACAGACGTGCAATTGCTGTTGAAGTCCAGCAACGGTCATCGCCACCTGGAAACCTTCCGCGCCCTGCTCAACGAAGTCGCCGGCGATTCGCGCATCGTGGTGCGCGATGAAGTGATCGACCGCGCGCATGTGCATGCCTTGCAGCGCTGCGCTGACGTCTATGTGTCGCTGCACCGTTCGGAAGGCTTCGGCCTGGGCCTGGCCGAATGCATGGCCCTGGGTAAGCCGGTGATCGGTACCGACTGGTCGGGCAACCGCGACTTCATGAACGAACGCAACAGCTGCTTGGTCGGCTATCGGCTGGTACCGGTGGGTGAAGGCGAGTATCCGCACGAGCCGGGCGCGCATTGGGCCGAAGCCGACGTGGATCAGGCCGCCCGGCATATGCGTCGGCTCGCCGACGATCGCGATTTCGCCGCGACCCTCGGCCGGCAGGCGCGCATCGACGCGGTGAACCTGCTTTCGCCGCGTCTGGCGGCGCAGCGGATAGCGCAGCGTCTGCAGGCGCTGGGCATGCAACCGAAACCAATCCGCGACGACGCATCCGCGTTCGCGCCGTCGAATCGCTAA
- a CDS encoding cystathionine gamma-synthase codes for MSQQPPQGDARKYGMGTLAIHAGQSPDPSTGAVMPPIYATSTYAQSSPGQHQGFEYSRSHNPTRFAYERCIAGLEGGTQGYAFASGLAATSTILEMFDAGSHVIAMDDVYGGTYRLFERVRRRSAGLDFSWVDLSDTAAFEAAIRPETKLVWIETPTNPLLKLVDIAAIAAIARKRGLVVVVDNTFSSPILQRPLELGAHIVMHSATKYLNGHSDIVGGIAVVGDDADLAERMTFLQNAVGGIQGPFDSFLALRGLKTLHLRMKAHCENAQALAEWLQTHPSVEKVIYPGLTSHPQHELAKRQMHGFGGMVSIYVKGGMDGARRMMERCELFTIAESLGGVESLVNHPAVMTHASIPPDRRAALGITDNLVRLSVGVEDLADLRAELERALAA; via the coding sequence ATGAGCCAACAACCGCCGCAAGGCGATGCCCGCAAATACGGCATGGGCACACTCGCCATTCACGCCGGCCAGTCGCCCGACCCCAGCACCGGGGCGGTGATGCCGCCGATCTACGCCACCTCGACCTACGCCCAGAGCAGCCCCGGCCAGCACCAGGGCTTCGAGTACTCGCGCAGCCACAACCCCACTCGCTTCGCCTACGAGCGCTGCATCGCCGGCCTGGAAGGCGGAACCCAGGGCTATGCCTTCGCCTCCGGCCTGGCCGCGACCTCGACCATCCTGGAGATGTTCGACGCCGGCAGCCACGTGATCGCGATGGACGACGTCTACGGCGGCACCTACCGCCTGTTCGAGCGCGTGCGCCGCCGCAGCGCCGGCCTGGACTTCAGCTGGGTCGACCTGAGCGACACCGCCGCGTTCGAAGCCGCGATCCGCCCCGAGACCAAGCTGGTCTGGATCGAGACCCCGACCAACCCGCTGCTCAAGCTGGTCGACATCGCCGCCATCGCCGCGATCGCGCGCAAGCGCGGCCTGGTCGTGGTGGTCGACAACACCTTCTCCTCGCCGATCCTGCAGCGCCCGCTCGAGCTGGGCGCGCACATCGTCATGCACTCGGCGACCAAGTACCTCAACGGCCACTCCGACATCGTCGGCGGCATCGCCGTGGTCGGCGACGACGCGGACCTCGCCGAACGCATGACCTTCCTGCAGAACGCGGTCGGCGGCATCCAGGGCCCGTTCGACAGCTTCCTCGCGCTGCGCGGCCTGAAGACCCTGCACCTGCGCATGAAGGCCCACTGCGAAAACGCGCAGGCGCTGGCCGAATGGCTGCAGACCCACCCGTCGGTCGAAAAGGTCATCTACCCCGGCCTGACATCGCACCCGCAGCACGAACTGGCCAAGCGCCAGATGCACGGCTTCGGCGGCATGGTCAGCATCTACGTCAAGGGCGGCATGGACGGCGCGCGCCGGATGATGGAGCGCTGCGAACTGTTCACCATCGCCGAATCGCTTGGCGGCGTGGAAAGCCTGGTCAACCATCCGGCGGTGATGACGCACGCGTCGATTCCGCCCGATCGCCGCGCGGCGTTGGGGATTACCGACAATCTGGTGCGGTTGAGCGTGGGCGTGGAGGATTTGGCGGATTTGCGGGCCGAGCTTGAACGCGCGCTTGCTGCCTGA
- a CDS encoding pyridoxal-phosphate dependent enzyme produces the protein MAIHSSVLELIGNTPIVKAQRLDTGVCELYLKLESQNPGGSIKDRIGLSMIEAAEKAGKIKPGDTLVEGTAGNTGIGLALVAQQKGYKLLLVVPDKMSREKIFNLKAMGAQVVLTRSDVAKGHPDYYQDLAERIAGETPGAYFINQFGNPDNPAAHEFGTGPEILEQMGGELDAIVFGCGSSGTMTGLSRAFAKLSPATELILADPVGSILEEYINRGTLSDKSASWMVEGIGEDFLPPISDFTRVKKAYAINDKESFLTARELLEKEGILGGSSTGTLLAAALKYCREQATPKKVLVFVCDTGNKYLSKMYNDYWMLDNGFIQREQHGDLRDLILRPYSQRDTVVVGPNDLLVTAYQRMKLYDVSQLPVMDGEHIVGIVDESDVLLHVYGDESRFRDPVSTAMVSKLDKIPVADPIESLLPVFDRGHVAIVMDGDKFLGLITRIDLLNFLRRRVQ, from the coding sequence ATGGCCATTCACTCCTCGGTACTCGAACTCATTGGCAACACCCCGATCGTCAAGGCCCAGCGCCTGGACACCGGCGTGTGCGAGCTGTATCTCAAGCTCGAATCGCAGAACCCCGGCGGTTCGATCAAGGACCGCATCGGCCTGTCGATGATCGAAGCGGCCGAGAAGGCCGGCAAGATCAAGCCCGGCGACACCCTGGTCGAAGGCACCGCCGGCAACACCGGCATCGGCCTGGCCCTGGTCGCGCAGCAGAAGGGCTACAAGCTGCTGCTGGTCGTGCCCGACAAGATGAGCCGCGAGAAGATCTTCAACCTCAAGGCGATGGGCGCGCAGGTGGTGCTGACCCGTTCGGACGTGGCCAAGGGTCATCCGGATTACTACCAGGACCTCGCCGAGCGCATCGCCGGCGAAACCCCGGGCGCCTACTTCATCAACCAGTTCGGCAACCCCGACAACCCGGCCGCGCACGAGTTCGGCACCGGTCCGGAAATCCTCGAACAGATGGGCGGCGAGCTCGACGCCATCGTGTTCGGTTGCGGCAGCTCCGGCACCATGACCGGCCTGTCGCGCGCGTTCGCGAAGTTGTCGCCGGCCACCGAGTTGATCCTGGCCGATCCGGTCGGCTCGATCCTCGAGGAATACATCAACCGCGGCACCTTGTCGGACAAGTCGGCCAGTTGGATGGTCGAAGGCATCGGCGAGGATTTCCTGCCGCCGATCTCCGACTTCACCCGGGTCAAGAAGGCCTACGCGATCAACGACAAGGAAAGCTTCCTGACCGCGCGCGAGCTGCTGGAAAAGGAAGGCATCCTCGGCGGCTCCTCGACTGGCACCCTGCTGGCCGCGGCGCTGAAGTACTGCCGCGAGCAGGCCACGCCGAAGAAGGTGCTGGTGTTCGTCTGCGACACCGGCAACAAGTACCTGTCGAAGATGTACAACGACTACTGGATGCTCGACAACGGCTTCATCCAGCGCGAACAGCACGGCGATCTGCGCGATCTGATTCTGCGTCCGTATTCGCAGCGCGACACCGTGGTGGTCGGCCCGAACGATCTGCTCGTCACCGCCTACCAGCGAATGAAGTTGTACGACGTGTCGCAGCTGCCGGTGATGGACGGCGAGCACATCGTCGGCATCGTCGACGAAAGCGATGTGTTGCTGCACGTGTACGGCGACGAATCGCGCTTCCGCGATCCGGTCTCGACCGCGATGGTCAGCAAGCTCGACAAGATCCCGGTCGCCGACCCGATCGAATCGTTGCTGCCGGTATTCGACCGCGGCCATGTCGCCATCGTCATGGACGGCGACAAGTTCCTCGGTCTGATTACCCGCATCGATTTATTGAATTTCCTGCGTCGGCGCGTGCAGTAA
- a CDS encoding YdcH family protein codes for MFEEQPQPEIDALIKSNPEFKQLYQRHKDLDKKVMDAELGVLPIDDTTLGQMKREKLAAKDRLIQLYDQQH; via the coding sequence ATGTTCGAAGAACAACCGCAGCCTGAAATCGACGCGCTGATCAAGAGCAACCCGGAATTCAAACAGCTCTACCAGCGCCACAAGGATCTCGACAAGAAGGTGATGGACGCCGAGCTCGGCGTGCTGCCGATCGACGACACCACCTTGGGTCAGATGAAACGCGAGAAGTTGGCTGCGAAGGATCGGCTGATCCAACTCTACGATCAGCAACATTGA
- a CDS encoding DUF4398 domain-containing protein, with protein MTASFAQFRLPLLAAVLASALAGCASTPPPTGELSAAQQAVMRADDADADQYAPQDLNAARSALSGAQGALSQGKDEDARRLALTATAEADLALARSREAKTSAELNQRRAEIAELRRRLQNGAGQ; from the coding sequence ATGACCGCAAGCTTCGCACAATTTCGTTTGCCGCTGCTGGCCGCAGTTCTCGCTTCCGCCCTGGCCGGCTGCGCGTCCACGCCTCCGCCCACCGGCGAGCTGTCCGCCGCGCAGCAGGCGGTGATGCGCGCCGACGATGCCGACGCCGACCAGTACGCGCCGCAGGACCTCAACGCCGCGCGCAGCGCGCTGAGCGGGGCCCAGGGAGCGTTGTCGCAGGGCAAGGACGAGGACGCCCGGCGTCTGGCCCTGACCGCCACGGCCGAAGCCGACCTGGCCCTGGCCCGCAGCCGCGAGGCCAAGACCAGCGCCGAACTCAACCAGCGCCGCGCCGAGATCGCCGAATTGCGCCGCCGCCTGCAGAACGGAGCCGGCCAATGA